The Stigmatella aurantiaca DW4/3-1 genome contains the following window.
GGCGGCTGGATGAACAGGCCTTCACCTCTGGCCAGCCCATCGAGCGCGAGGAGACGCTCACGGGGCTCAACGGCGCCACGCGCACCCTGGTCACCAAGCGCGCCACCTTCACCGAGACGCCGGGCCAGCCGTTCCTGGTGGTCACCATCCGGGACATCACCGACCACCGGCGGCTGGAGACGCAGCTGCGGCTGGCCGACCGCATGGTGTCGGTGGGGACGATGGCGGCCGGCGTGGCGCACGAGATCAACAACCCGCTGGCCTACGTCTGCTCCAACCTCGCGTTCCTGGGGGACTTGCTGGCGCGGGGCCCGGTGCCGGCCGAGTCCCTGCCGGAGCTGCGCGAGGTGGTGGCGGAGACGGAGGAGGGCATTGGCCGGGTGCGCGCCATCGTGCAGGACCTGAAGGCCTTCGCGCGCTCGGACGAGGAGCGCTTTGGCCCGGTGGACGTGCACCAGGTGCTGGAGGGGGCGCTGCGGCTGGTGCGCAACGAGCTGGCCTACCGGGCCCGGCTGGTGCGCGCGCTGGAAGGGGTGCCCACGGTGCGGGGCAACGAGGGCCGGCTGGGGCAGGTGATGGTGAACCTGCTGGTGAACGCCGTGCAGGCGTTCTCCAAGAACGACATGGACGAGAACCGCATCCGCCTGGCCACCCGGTGCGACGGACCGGACTGGGTGGTGGTGGAGGTGGAGGACAACGGGCCCGGCATGGCGCAGGAGGTGCTCGAGCGCATCTTCGACCCGTTCTTCACCACCAAGCCGGTGGGGGTGGGCACGGGGCTGGGGCTGGCGATCTGCCACTCCATCGTCCACTCCATGGGCGGGCAAATCGAGGTGAGGAGCCGGCTGGGGCACGGCAGCGTGTTCCGGGTGGTGCTGCCCGTCTACCGGGGCGAGGACGCGGTGCTGCCGGTGCTGAAGGCGCGCGTGGAGCAGGAGGTGCCCCGGCGCCGGCTGCTGCTCATCGACGACGAGCCGGCGGTGGGCACCTCGGTGCGGCGGTTGCTGCAAGGGGTGCACGAGGTGCACGCGGTGCAGGACGCGCGCGAGGCGCTGAGCCTGCTGTCGAGCGGCGAGCAGTACGACGCCATCCTCTGCGACGTGGTGATGCCGGGCATGAGCGGGGTGGACTTCCTGCGCGAGCTGGAGCAGCGCGAGCCGCTCATGGCACGGCGCACCGGGCTGATGTCCGGGGGGACGTTCTCCACGCAGGCGCGGGAGTTCGTCGCCGCGCGCTCCAGCGACTTGCTGGAGAAGCCCTTCGAGCCGGAGCGGCTGCGCACCTTCGTGGAGCGGCTGCTGGCCTGAGCCCGCCCAGGCCCGGCCAGAGGCTCAGGCCGGGCTGTCACCCGCGCGCCGCAGCCGGTCCGCGCTCTCCTTCATGCCCACGGCCACCTGGGCGATGATGGTGAAGAAGCGGCCGCTGCGCTCGACGAGGTCCGCGGGCCGCTCGTTGCGCTCCATCAAGACGGCGGCCCCATCGAACAGGCCCCGCAGCAGGGACTTGAGGGTGGCGACGAAGTCGAAGGTCCTCAGCACCTCGGCGGGCGTCACCTCGCGCGCGCCCACGAGGATGTCCCGGGCCGCGTGCCTGCCCCCATCCGTCTCCCAGGGCGTCACCGTCTCCACGGTGACCAGGCGCCCGTCGGTGAGCAGGAACAGCTCCCGCCGCAGCACGCCCCCCACCTTGTCCGGGGCGGACCAGCGCGGAACGAGGGGGCGGGTGGTGGAGTCCAGCCGCAGGCCGGGCTGTTTGATCCAGGCCGCGTCGCGCTCCCGCACGGCCACGCCATTGAAGCGCTGCTCGAGCGCCTCGGCCTCCTTCGGGTCCTCCTCCGGGGGGCGGATGGGCTGGGCCACCACCTTCATCTCCGGGAGCACCAGATCCACCAGCTCCTCGATGATGCCGGCCTTGGCGTCAATCTCCTC
Protein-coding sequences here:
- a CDS encoding hybrid sensor histidine kinase/response regulator, with amino-acid sequence MEGAFQASGLPVEGQVTSVGTLEELPAALSAGLVVLGDEGGVVEEAVARCRELHSRRFIPRTHLVVLTARSEEEQEALIRAGADECMPMQGGGWRRRVASFLRRLEAGGVGDATPRAPVSQRIPPESALRALLASTTSDLGHDFFRTLVTHLATSFRVTCALVGELQPERDSLRTLAFWLNGRFEDNVTYRLQGTPCHNAVLSSLCHYPDDVATRFPEDAMLLDLGMRGYLGAALKSSRGDAIGVLAILHGEPLDMGALDRALLEALAARAGAELERIRAQEALERARDFLRNTLDAVPDPLFVADRAHRFVAVNRAFCGFMRRSAEQLLGSSYHDFLPAHEADLGWRLDEQAFTSGQPIEREETLTGLNGATRTLVTKRATFTETPGQPFLVVTIRDITDHRRLETQLRLADRMVSVGTMAAGVAHEINNPLAYVCSNLAFLGDLLARGPVPAESLPELREVVAETEEGIGRVRAIVQDLKAFARSDEERFGPVDVHQVLEGALRLVRNELAYRARLVRALEGVPTVRGNEGRLGQVMVNLLVNAVQAFSKNDMDENRIRLATRCDGPDWVVVEVEDNGPGMAQEVLERIFDPFFTTKPVGVGTGLGLAICHSIVHSMGGQIEVRSRLGHGSVFRVVLPVYRGEDAVLPVLKARVEQEVPRRRLLLIDDEPAVGTSVRRLLQGVHEVHAVQDAREALSLLSSGEQYDAILCDVVMPGMSGVDFLRELEQREPLMARRTGLMSGGTFSTQAREFVAARSSDLLEKPFEPERLRTFVERLLA